One Flavobacteriales bacterium DNA segment encodes these proteins:
- the serS gene encoding serine--tRNA ligase: MLQINYIREHKTEALERLKKRNIHADELFNEIISKDDLRKDTQSKLDNILSQSNQIAKEIGQYFKNGEKEKAEEAKLKTVELKQTSKSLGELLNKVSDELTDLLTQIPNVPHESVPSGKSANDNETVSQEGDIPKLHENALPHWELAQKYDLIDFELGNKISGAGFPVYKGKGAKLQRALINYFLDKNTAAGYQEIQPPHLVNEASGFGTGQLPDKEGQMYHITVDNLYLIPTAEVPVTNIFRDVIVKSEDFPIKYTAYTPCFRREAGSYGKDVRGLNRLHQFDKVEIVQVQKPEQSYQTLDSMVEHVTQILRELELPFRILKLCGGDMSFTSALTYDMEVYSAAQERWLEVSSISNFESYQANRLKLRYKDENKNNILCHTLNGSALALPRIVASLLENNQDEKGIRIPKVLVPYTGFEYIY; this comes from the coding sequence ATGTTACAGATCAACTACATAAGAGAACACAAGACAGAAGCATTAGAACGCTTAAAAAAGAGGAATATTCATGCAGATGAACTCTTTAATGAAATTATCAGCAAAGATGATTTAAGAAAAGATACACAAAGTAAGCTTGATAATATTTTGTCTCAGTCCAATCAAATTGCCAAAGAGATTGGACAATACTTTAAAAATGGTGAGAAAGAAAAAGCCGAAGAAGCTAAACTGAAAACCGTAGAACTTAAACAAACGAGCAAGTCATTAGGTGAATTGCTAAATAAAGTCAGTGACGAACTCACTGATTTACTTACTCAAATTCCGAATGTTCCTCACGAAAGTGTTCCTTCCGGAAAATCTGCTAACGATAACGAAACTGTATCTCAAGAAGGTGACATTCCTAAACTTCATGAGAATGCCCTACCACATTGGGAATTAGCACAAAAATACGACCTCATAGATTTTGAATTGGGCAATAAAATATCTGGTGCAGGGTTCCCTGTTTATAAAGGGAAGGGTGCAAAACTACAACGTGCTTTAATCAATTATTTCTTGGATAAAAATACAGCAGCAGGCTATCAAGAAATCCAACCTCCACATCTTGTTAATGAAGCCAGTGGATTTGGCACAGGGCAACTTCCTGACAAAGAAGGACAAATGTATCACATTACCGTTGATAATTTATACCTAATACCAACTGCCGAAGTTCCCGTTACTAATATTTTTAGAGATGTAATCGTAAAAAGCGAAGACTTCCCTATAAAATACACAGCATATACCCCTTGCTTTAGAAGAGAAGCAGGCTCTTACGGAAAAGATGTAAGAGGACTAAATCGACTGCACCAATTTGATAAAGTAGAAATTGTGCAAGTGCAAAAACCTGAGCAATCCTACCAAACACTAGACAGCATGGTAGAACACGTTACTCAAATACTAAGAGAACTTGAGCTGCCGTTCAGAATATTAAAACTTTGCGGTGGAGACATGAGCTTTACCTCTGCCCTAACCTATGACATGGAAGTGTATTCAGCTGCTCAAGAACGATGGTTGGAAGTGAGCTCTATTTCAAATTTTGAAAGCTATCAAGCAAATAGACTCAAACTGAGGTATAAAGACGAGAATAAGAATAATATACTTTGTCATACACTAAACGGAAGTGCTCTAGCATTACCTAGAATAGTAGCCTCATTATTAGAAAATAATCAGGACGAAAAAGGAATTAGAATACCTAAAGTTCTTGTTCCTTACACTGGATTTGAATACATATACTAA